A stretch of Paenibacillus mucilaginosus 3016 DNA encodes these proteins:
- a CDS encoding GerAB/ArcD/ProY family transporter, with protein MLEKGRISSIQLAFLIYPVIIATGDLTAPALTAKHAGRDLWISPFIASLVGVVMVLIVNRLSQWYPGKTIVEYSEDILGKAAGKLLSALLLLFYLYICANILRQYSELIVGNYFSLTPVVVISTSMLLVCSFAVRGGGEVLARASQIMVPVIFLSWVIIIALLLPDMKPERMLPIMEKGIQPAFMGAVPLFTWFHHFGILAFFFPILSDRHKGLKWSLIAILVVTLVLTAINTTVLMIFGNITTSLTYPTISAARYISIAEFLTRLESIVMALWVAGAFLKLSVFYYALALGSAQCLGLNDYRFLLFPFGILITVYSFWLSPSLQEFSDYMGTSNVFFNYSMELGIPLLLFLVALLRRRKSA; from the coding sequence ATGCTGGAAAAAGGACGAATCTCTTCTATTCAATTGGCTTTTCTTATCTATCCTGTGATTATCGCAACCGGCGACCTGACAGCACCGGCCTTAACCGCCAAGCATGCAGGGCGCGACTTGTGGATTTCTCCGTTTATCGCTTCCTTGGTCGGGGTTGTGATGGTTCTGATCGTGAATCGACTAAGCCAGTGGTATCCTGGAAAAACCATTGTGGAGTACAGCGAAGACATATTGGGGAAAGCGGCGGGGAAGCTGCTCAGCGCGCTGCTGCTATTGTTTTATTTATACATCTGCGCGAACATTTTAAGGCAATATTCGGAGCTGATTGTGGGCAACTACTTCTCGCTTACACCCGTTGTTGTCATATCAACTAGCATGCTGCTCGTTTGTTCCTTTGCCGTTCGGGGGGGCGGCGAAGTGCTGGCCAGAGCTTCACAAATCATGGTTCCCGTCATTTTCTTATCATGGGTGATCATCATCGCACTGCTGCTGCCCGACATGAAGCCTGAACGAATGCTGCCAATAATGGAAAAAGGAATTCAGCCGGCCTTTATGGGCGCCGTACCTCTGTTCACCTGGTTTCATCATTTTGGAATTTTGGCTTTCTTCTTTCCGATCCTATCCGACAGGCATAAGGGCCTAAAGTGGAGTCTGATTGCCATTCTCGTCGTAACGCTTGTTTTGACTGCAATTAATACAACCGTCCTGATGATCTTCGGAAACATCACCACTTCGCTAACCTATCCGACGATATCCGCCGCAAGGTACATTAGTATCGCTGAATTTTTGACACGTCTGGAGTCGATTGTAATGGCTTTATGGGTTGCCGGGGCCTTCTTAAAGCTATCGGTTTTTTACTATGCTCTTGCGCTTGGCTCGGCACAGTGTCTGGGCTTGAACGATTATCGGTTTTTGCTCTTCCCTTTCGGAATTCTGATTACAGTGTACAGCTTCTGGCTATCCCCAAGCCTTCAGGAGTTTTCGGATTATATGGGGACCTCCAATGTATTCTTTAATTACTCTATGGAGCTTGGGATCCCCTTGCTGCTGTTTTTGGTTGCCTTGCTTCGCAGAAGAAAATCAGCATAA